The Cryptomeria japonica chromosome 6, Sugi_1.0, whole genome shotgun sequence genomic interval GGCAATTAGCCTCTATGGTTCGATAAATTTTGAGTCTAAGTTGCTCTTTGGAGTCGGTTTCCTTTTGCCATATCCCTAGAGAGTGGAACAGAGTGGCTAATtgcttggccaagtgggcttcaaaGCATGTGGATGGATGAGATATTGGTGGAAGGGATGGTTTACCTCCTGATTATCTTGAGACTTTAGAGAGGTTAATGTTGGATGATAGGATTATGTAGTGGCGGTGATGGTGGTTTCTTTTGGGAACCttttagttgttgttgttgttttggtgggCCTAAGGCCTATGCTGTGTACCTCTGAGTTTATTTGAATAGATCTTTATCCCCTTTCCCCCCCagaaaaaaaatatatcaatttgTAAACATATTTATAAAAGAATTATaaaaaaaagattttaaaaatttgagagcaaatctcAAAGTGAAATTCAAATGCATAGCTTCTCCAATCAAGATTAAGTGGGGTATTAGAAATGTAATCTTGTCCTTCAAGCTTCCATTGTACAAATGCATTAATATATAAAGTACAAGTCATATCAAATCAAAGCAGAGTCTTGGAGTCGAAGCCAAGTTAAAAATTGGAATGAAAATCATGTTGAAAataatttaacttttttttttagaaatttggTGCAAAGTCTAGAGCAAAGTCAAGATTTTTGGTCATATCTTAGAATACAAGTTGAATATTATAATTCATGTCATACTGCATAAGTCAAGATTATGGGTCACATCATATTATTCAAGTCAAGATTTGAAACTTAGAAACAAGTTTAATAAGTTTCTAGAATATATAATTTTAATACTTGTTTTTGGAAATCTTTAGAAAGAGGAAGTGTGTAGGAGAACTATatgagagatttatttatttttaaatgaaaagaaGGGAAGAAAGAGTATCTTTATGTTACAATATTTTTTatcaataaattttttattatcttatttttataatattttaaattttgttgTTGCATCTTCACACTCTTGAATCTTTATTTGTTCCATCATAGCTCAAATACTCAACACTAATAATTTTATGAATTAAGTGTTGCTTTTCCTTGGAGAAAAATATTTTGTATTGTTCGATTACAATTATGAGATATCTATTTTGTGGCCATACTTTCAATTGAATTCTCAACTTATAGATGGGTAATTTTGGAACAAAAGATTTGGAAGGTACAATGTATTGAGTACCACAATGAACTAGCAAATGAGAATTATAAAAATATTCGCATAATTCTTCAAACACCAAGCTTTAACTTCCCATAACGTCAAAAAAACATAAGATTATAAATGATTTATTACCACCCTAATGAAAAACATATTGTTGAGCTTATGAAATGTATAGAAATGTCTAATAGTATTGTTTATACCTTTCAATTGAAATTATAAGAGATTCTTTTTGTTGATGTTACTTTGATTAGCTTGATCTTTGTAATTAATATCATGATTTGATAATATTTTAACTAATCATATTATGAACTCTTAAATCAAGACTAGCATTCATAGGCCTTTATTCATGTTATAGTCATTTCAATTTAACTTGGatttttcatttaattaaaaaagagTCCAATGCAATAACTATATCTTACCATAGATAATTATATCTCAAAGAGTTTAATAGAATGATAATTTTGACCATATATATGTAGATTTAAAAttagataaaaaaaaaacaaattgaatttaacaCAAATAAATATTTTGTCTATTCAATATCTATTACATCATGATTCATCTCAATATAGAAGTTACATTCTaatatgcataaacaatacaagaaGGCAATATTTTATAGAGGTTGCAGCCTCTAAAACACAATTGTTCAGGTTCACTGCATCACAAGTAAGGAAACTTCTAAATCATAAAATTTACTATCTATGAAAATTTACCAAAATTACTTAAAATCTAATTTAGAATCTACCCCTAGAAACTCCAACTACATGCTTAACATTACCAATACTATTTCTAGTTACAGGCTtgcatcattatccaacaatatTCTTGTTAACCAATTAAGCAAATCTGGTAAACAACcttctaaaaataaataattttattggaTGGTCAACATATTAAGCATAGAGAATGTTGGTCAAATCTGAATGTTTTTAACATTATTAAGTCTAGAAATCAAAGCTTAGCCTGTGATTTAAGTGCGTGATATAAGATATATTGTCAAGCTTAGTGTGTCTGATATAAGATTTATTGTAAGCAGAACAATAACCCTGATCAAACAAGCATGCATTTATTGCAACACGgaaatatttaatttttcttttcttttttttgcctacCACACCGAAAATTTTGTAGTTTTATATTAAACAAGAGGGTACTTCTACATTAAATTAACTGATAATATTTACTGCTGAATCCTTTCCAGTGCAGCAGCAAAATTATATTGGCTGCTGAATCCTTTCGAGTACAGCCGCAAAATTTTGCAGTTCATGAAATATACTGGTACGGTGCAATGACCGAGTGGATCTGTCGTAGATTCCATGTGGACTATCCTGCAGCTGCCATGGAATTCCATAGTTTCCCTTGTCTTTATCTGTGGAATTATAAGTTTGCTGCTGCAGCAAATCTGACCATTTGATAGACCCATCTAAGGAATTGATCTTGCTTTCCATTATAGATTGGTTTTTCTCATTTGAATCCCAGATTTGGCCATGATTATCACAGGGCTGTATGAGTTCATTTGATAATTCTTCCTGGATTGGTAGTATTCTATCTGATAGCTGCATAGAGAAGCAAGTTGTTTTAGGAATGTTATGATTTGAGGCCATAATCACAGAATTGCAAGATGACATTGTACTGTATGGAGTACATTCTGAACTAATTGGTTCTATGGGAGAGTTAATTGCAGACTTTTCTTCTTGGACATTGAAAATTCCAGTTGACCCATAAATTTGAGGATGTGTTATACTTGGAAGCAACCAGAAAACTGGGTCACTACAACTAGCTACTTTATTAACATCTGGTAATTTGTTGGGAGTTCTACTGCTAAAAGCTTCAGATATTGCCTCCCGGGTGAAACTGTTAAGACCAGAGATTTGCTTCTGTAGGAATGCATTGCTATCGGTTGCATTAGAATTCTTGGAAAGTATATCATCTTGCTTGGCAGGCTCATGAGAAAAACTAGGATACTCAGCCTTGAAAGAAGTTTGATGATGATCTGCAAGTTTATCCTCAGAAGCATCTGCAACATGGCTAATGGTCTTGTGGGTGCAGGGATCTATGCCTTTTTGCCTGAGCTTCTTCTTGATGCATGAGTTCCAGAAGTTCTTTATCTCGTTATCAGTTCTCCCTGGTAATTGTGTAGCTATCTGCGACCATCTGGGATTCATGAATACCTTCACATTTCAATTCCTCTTGCAATTctgtaatatatgtatatattggaAAATGATGTACACGTGCATCCATGATTCAATCTATATGTTTTCTTATAAATCAGAGTAACCATATTATCAAAGATGGCAGAGATTAAATGGCTTTTATTACCTGTTTCCAAGGGCCGCATGAAGATCAATGATAAGGTTCTCTTCATAGCTAGAAAAGTTGCCTCTTTTAAGATTTGGCCTCAGGTAGTTTATCCAACGTAGCCTGCAGCTCTTCTCACAACGTTCTAAGCCTGCCTCACATTGAAATGTGCATGGTCTGCTATATAAGTCTAGGTGACCATAGTTTCAGTACTAAAAATGGAATGAAAACAtttaatgcaaaaaaataaaaacaaaaggccGATAAATGCCACATTTTCAATTCATGGAAATTAATCACTTCTTGAGCTCTCTATTATTCTAACAATAGATCATGCTGTGTGATCTTAAATCTTGATTGAAAAAACTCTTCCATAATCTAATTTAAAAACAATAGGGATAACAATTTAAAATGATTATTTTCAAGCAATGTTGTTGAAAAAAACTCTTACACAATCTAATCTAAAAACAGATTTTTATACAatctaaaccaaaaacaatttcttaTACGATCCAATCCAAAAACAACTACATTAACAATTTAAAATAATTACTTTCAAAACTATAAAGCCTTTGATACAGTCTTATACAAATTGTCAGTATATAAACCATCTAAATACCTAAGAAATTATGTAAAACTTTTGATGGGTACCATCTACCTATGTAAATCTTGTCATCTATTTGCTACTACTTTTTATTGAATATGATAAATAACTAGAGAAGTTGTACAGACCAGCATTCTTAGGCACATAACTCCAGCGATCATGGCCATATTTTGTGATGTATTGTATTAacttctcatcttcttcaagagacCAGAGGCCTTTCTTCAGCTTCTGCTTGTGACAAAACTCTTGACGTCTTCCCATTTCTTTTGACTTTACTAGTAATTTACCGAGCGTCAAAGAACCAATCACAAGTACAGGGATCCACCCACTTCAAATTATGTTCAGCTCTGAAATGTTGCTCTCACTCTATACCTCACTTGTCACTCCTATAGCAGATAAAAAAAAGCTTCAGGGCCTACTTTCTTTGTTCAGACTTCTGTCCATCTGAGTCGTCTGAACTTAAAACTTTGAATAATTCAGCCGTTATTAGGGCAAATTCTTTCTCCACGACTTCCACTATAAACCCAATAGTATAAAGGCACCAATTCAGCCGTTATTAGGGCAAATTCTTTCTCTGAGCAATCAATTTCGAGCTTTGAACCAGCGAGTATTTCTTTTTAGGATAATATGGGTACCCAGAGGCGTACACGAAGATAAAAGAAGGCTTCCCATTACCACACAGTGGAGAGAAAGAGATTTGAACACGGCAATAAAATATCTACACGGTCAAATGTAGAAAAAGACaataagattcttctattttctgATATGAAAATCTCATACAGCTGTAGATGTTAGTGGAGTAGAGTACGACCGACTGTGATTTTTCTTCAATAATTTCACACGAGTAGTTTGCAGGATTTTTGGTGAACACAGAATCTTGTGTTGCTGGGGATCGAAATCATCGTGGGCATTGTTATGTTCtcttgaaatgatttaaaatagcCTTAGTATTAAAAATGCTATCGTTGTAACTT includes:
- the LOC131035646 gene encoding myb-related protein 315, which gives rise to MGRRQEFCHKQKLKKGLWSLEEDEKLIQYITKYGHDRWSYVPKNAGLERCEKSCRLRWINYLRPNLKRGNFSSYEENLIIDLHAALGNRWSQIATQLPGRTDNEIKNFWNSCIKKKLRQKGIDPCTHKTISHVADASEDKLADHHQTSFKAEYPSFSHEPAKQDDILSKNSNATDSNAFLQKQISGLNSFTREAISEAFSSRTPNKLPDVNKVASCSDPVFWLLPSITHPQIYGSTGIFNVQEEKSAINSPIEPISSECTPYSTMSSCNSVIMASNHNIPKTTCFSMQLSDRILPIQEELSNELIQPCDNHGQIWDSNEKNQSIMESKINSLDGSIKWSDLLQQQTYNSTDKDKGNYGIPWQLQDSPHGIYDRSTRSLHRTSIFHELQNFAAVLERIQQPI